A genomic segment from Lutibacter sp. A80 encodes:
- a CDS encoding DUF4369 domain-containing protein → MKIIKFLIAVLIVVSCETKKEPLKDGTYSIKGVVSNMENGTLFLTSSKNNTHLVDTIFVTNGTFNYEGTIDGPVQVILISKDKNDYSMESMARLFVEPERMELKLDVNNITSAKLLGSKAQVEADKLSDLKAVVDEKFKSELDAFNANRKMMSSAITDEDKKKYKWKDDELRTKLEPYFLERDAVVKQFVIDNPSSYTSFQNIIFIIDDFEQKDARAIFNKFPEEYKNDPIAERIDKKITDMNKGIPGVMAGDFNTIDINGKPIALADFKG, encoded by the coding sequence ATGAAAATAATTAAATTTTTAATTGCAGTTCTAATCGTTGTTAGCTGTGAAACTAAAAAAGAACCACTAAAAGATGGTACCTATAGTATAAAAGGGGTTGTATCTAATATGGAAAATGGGACACTATTTTTAACAAGCTCAAAAAATAATACTCATTTAGTTGATACTATTTTTGTTACCAACGGAACATTTAATTACGAAGGGACTATAGATGGACCTGTACAAGTTATTTTAATTTCTAAAGATAAAAATGATTATTCTATGGAGTCTATGGCTAGATTGTTTGTAGAACCTGAAAGGATGGAATTAAAATTAGATGTAAACAATATTACTTCAGCAAAACTATTAGGATCTAAAGCACAAGTAGAGGCTGATAAACTGAGTGATTTAAAAGCTGTAGTAGATGAAAAATTTAAGTCTGAATTAGATGCTTTTAATGCCAATAGAAAAATGATGAGTTCTGCTATTACCGATGAAGATAAAAAAAAATATAAATGGAAAGACGATGAATTAAGAACTAAATTAGAACCCTATTTTTTAGAAAGAGATGCTGTTGTAAAACAATTTGTAATAGATAACCCTAGCTCTTATACAAGTTTTCAAAATATAATATTTATTATTGATGATTTTGAGCAAAAAGATGCAAGAGCAATTTTTAATAAATTTCCAGAGGAATATAAAAACGATCCTATTGCAGAACGGATAGACAAAAAGATTACTGATATGAATAAAGGTATTCCAGGTGTTATGGCTGGAGACTTTAATACAATTGATATTAATGGCAAACCAATTGCTTTAGCCGACTTTAAAGGTTAG
- a CDS encoding TlpA disulfide reductase family protein: MDFWASWCVPCRKGNPHLLDIYAKYKSKGLEILGVSDDDRNPNAWRKAVKDDEIGVWRHVLRGIKVDRSNGMYKVLDDGVSRDYNISSLPTKILVGPDGIIIGRYNGGKDDDDKMDKKLIEIFENNTAL; this comes from the coding sequence ATTGACTTTTGGGCTTCTTGGTGTGTACCTTGTAGAAAAGGAAATCCTCATCTATTAGACATTTATGCAAAATATAAATCAAAAGGTTTAGAAATTCTGGGAGTTTCTGATGATGATAGAAATCCAAATGCTTGGAGAAAAGCTGTAAAAGATGACGAAATTGGAGTTTGGAGACATGTACTTCGAGGTATAAAAGTTGATCGATCAAATGGCATGTATAAAGTATTAGATGATGGCGTTAGTAGAGATTATAATATATCTTCATTACCAACAAAAATTTTAGTTGGACCCGACGGAATTATTATTGGACGTTACAATGGCGGTAAAGATGATGATGACAAAATGGATAAAAAGTTGATAGAAATCTTTGAAAATAACACTGCGTTATAA
- a CDS encoding Dps family protein codes for MSTTSIGLNKQETDNLAVSLNELLANFQIYYQNLRGLHWNIKGKSFFVLHVKFEELYTDSQEKIDLIAERILTLGGTPLHTFSDYVSLAKVPVGKDVTNDEESVKLVVNSLTELLKIERSILGESDEADDEGTNSMMSDFIAEQEKTIWMLNAWLN; via the coding sequence ATGAGTACAACAAGTATTGGATTAAATAAACAAGAAACAGACAACTTAGCTGTAAGTTTAAACGAATTATTAGCGAATTTTCAAATATACTACCAAAACTTAAGAGGATTGCATTGGAACATTAAGGGGAAATCTTTTTTTGTATTACATGTAAAATTTGAGGAACTTTATACAGATTCTCAAGAAAAAATAGATTTGATTGCTGAAAGAATTTTAACTTTAGGAGGAACTCCGCTACATACTTTTAGTGATTATGTAAGTTTAGCTAAAGTTCCTGTTGGAAAAGATGTAACTAATGATGAAGAGTCTGTAAAATTAGTAGTTAATTCTTTAACAGAATTATTGAAAATTGAAAGAAGTATTTTAGGTGAATCTGATGAAGCAGATGATGAGGGAACAAATTCTATGATGAGTGATTTTATTGCTGAACAAGAAAAAACTATTTGGATGTTAAATGCATGGTTGAATTAA
- a CDS encoding hydrogen peroxide-inducible genes activator yields the protein MTITQLKYVLAVAEHQNFTIASEHCFVTQPTLSMQIQKLEEALETKIFNRNKKPIQLTEIGKKIVEQAKIIVDESNRINDIVDQQKGYIGGDFKLGIIPTIMPTLLPIFLKSFIKKYPKINLKIEELTTEEIIKKLSEGHIDVAIAATPLENENIKERVLYYEPFVGFVPPEHRLHAVETLDVENLNIDDILLLEDGHCFKENILNLCSAIGKKNQNFQLQSGSFNTLIKLTKEGLGMTLLPYLQTLDLNNDDKKYLKEFKAPAPAREVSIIYHKSHLKVHLIEALKNLIDGLIRGVITFNDVKIISPIQQKKGA from the coding sequence ATGACAATTACTCAATTAAAATATGTTTTAGCCGTAGCCGAACATCAAAACTTTACAATTGCATCAGAGCATTGTTTTGTAACTCAGCCAACATTAAGTATGCAAATTCAAAAACTTGAAGAGGCTTTAGAGACTAAAATTTTTAATAGAAATAAAAAACCAATTCAATTAACAGAGATTGGTAAAAAAATTGTTGAACAAGCTAAAATTATTGTTGATGAAAGTAATAGAATAAACGACATTGTAGATCAACAAAAAGGATATATTGGAGGTGATTTTAAATTAGGAATTATTCCTACAATAATGCCAACATTATTACCTATATTTTTAAAATCATTTATAAAAAAATATCCAAAAATAAATTTAAAAATTGAAGAATTAACAACGGAAGAAATTATTAAAAAACTAAGTGAAGGCCATATTGATGTTGCTATTGCAGCTACTCCGCTTGAAAATGAAAACATTAAAGAACGTGTTTTATACTACGAGCCTTTTGTTGGTTTTGTTCCTCCTGAACATCGTTTACATGCGGTAGAAACTTTAGATGTTGAAAATTTAAACATTGACGATATATTATTACTTGAAGACGGACATTGCTTTAAAGAAAATATTTTAAATTTATGCAGTGCCATAGGTAAAAAAAACCAGAACTTTCAATTGCAAAGCGGTAGTTTTAATACACTTATAAAACTAACAAAAGAAGGCTTAGGTATGACACTTTTACCTTATTTACAAACCTTAGATTTAAACAATGACGATAAAAAGTATTTAAAAGAGTTTAAAGCTCCTGCTCCAGCTCGTGAAGTAAGTATTATCTATCATAAATCTCATTTAAAGGTGCATTTAATAGAAGCTTTAAAAAATTTAATAGATGGATTAATTAGAGGTGTAATTACCTTTAATGATGTGAAAATTATTAGCCCTATACAACAAAAAAAAGGAGCTTAA
- a CDS encoding adenosine deaminase, giving the protein MKNFITNLPKAELHLHIEGTFEPDLMFKIAKRNNITIPYNSIEEIKEAYNFNCLQDFLNIYYEGAGVLTTIQDFYDLTYSYLKSCAEQNVRHTEIMFDPQTHTDRGVLFETVITGISKACEDAKENLGISSLLIMSYLRHLSEKEAFKTLEQSLPFKNKITAVGLDSSEKGNPPSKFKNVFEASIKEGYIPVAHAGEEGNSDYVWEALDIIKIKRIDHGNNALQDQKLIDEIIAKDLALTVCPLSNTALKVVTDLKKHPLKQMLDLGLKVTINSDDPAYFGGNINKNYFEIQAALNLTKHQIYQLAKNSFQYSFLNDDLKQQYLNELEVYYLNNN; this is encoded by the coding sequence ATGAAAAATTTTATTACAAATTTACCAAAGGCAGAATTACACTTACATATTGAGGGTACTTTCGAACCCGATTTAATGTTTAAAATAGCTAAAAGAAATAACATTACAATTCCTTATAATTCCATTGAAGAAATTAAAGAAGCTTATAACTTTAATTGCTTACAAGATTTTTTGAATATTTATTATGAAGGTGCAGGTGTTTTAACAACAATACAAGATTTTTACGACCTAACTTACAGTTATTTAAAAAGTTGTGCCGAACAAAATGTACGTCATACAGAAATTATGTTCGACCCACAAACACATACAGATAGAGGTGTTTTATTTGAAACTGTTATTACCGGTATTTCAAAAGCTTGTGAAGATGCTAAAGAAAATTTAGGTATTTCATCATTATTAATAATGAGTTATTTACGACACTTGTCTGAAAAAGAAGCCTTTAAAACATTAGAACAATCTCTTCCCTTTAAAAACAAAATTACAGCTGTTGGTTTAGACTCTTCAGAAAAAGGAAATCCACCTTCAAAATTTAAAAATGTTTTTGAAGCTTCTATTAAAGAAGGTTATATTCCTGTTGCACATGCTGGCGAAGAGGGAAACTCTGATTATGTGTGGGAAGCTCTAGACATTATAAAAATTAAACGTATAGACCACGGAAATAATGCGCTACAAGACCAAAAATTAATAGACGAAATTATTGCTAAAGACCTGGCTTTAACAGTTTGCCCTCTTTCAAATACGGCATTAAAAGTAGTAACTGATCTAAAAAAACACCCTTTAAAACAAATGTTAGATTTAGGCTTAAAAGTTACTATTAATTCTGATGACCCAGCATACTTTGGAGGTAATATAAATAAGAATTATTTTGAAATACAAGCGGCTTTAAATTTAACAAAACACCAAATTTATCAACTAGCAAAAAACTCATTTCAATATTCTTTTTTAAATGATGACTTAAAACAACAATATTTAAATGAATTAGAAGTTTACTATTTAAATAACAACTAA
- a CDS encoding DUF2892 domain-containing protein has translation MKKNIGSSDKLVRILIALAIIILYYTNIITGMLAIVLMGVGIVLLLTVLFNFCPLYSIFGIKTCKAPQKK, from the coding sequence ATGAAAAAAAATATAGGAAGTTCTGATAAATTAGTTCGAATTTTAATTGCCTTAGCTATCATTATTTTATACTACACTAATATAATAACAGGTATGCTAGCAATAGTTCTTATGGGAGTTGGCATTGTATTATTGCTAACTGTATTGTTTAATTTTTGTCCTTTATACAGTATTTTTGGCATTAAAACTTGTAAAGCTCCCCAAAAAAAATAA
- a CDS encoding 6-carboxytetrahydropterin synthase: protein MKVTVNRKAHFNAAHRLYNAEWTDARNAMVFGKCANPNYHGHNYDLIVSVKGEIHPETGFVMDMKVLKKLIETEIEEQFDHKNLNEEVEEFKTLNPTAENISVVIWNKLRAKIDDNLELSITLYETPRNFVTYCGE, encoded by the coding sequence ATGAAAGTAACAGTTAATAGAAAAGCACATTTTAATGCAGCCCATAGATTGTATAATGCAGAATGGACTGATGCAAGAAATGCCATGGTTTTTGGTAAATGCGCCAATCCAAACTACCACGGACATAATTATGATTTAATTGTATCTGTAAAAGGTGAAATACATCCAGAAACGGGATTTGTTATGGATATGAAAGTGCTGAAAAAGTTAATTGAAACTGAAATTGAAGAACAATTTGATCATAAAAATTTAAATGAAGAAGTTGAAGAGTTTAAAACATTAAACCCAACTGCTGAAAATATTTCAGTAGTAATTTGGAATAAATTACGTGCTAAAATAGACGATAACTTAGAGCTATCTATTACGCTGTATGAAACGCCAAGAAATTTTGTTACTTATTGTGGTGAATAA
- the idi gene encoding isopentenyl-diphosphate Delta-isomerase, with the protein MREEQVILVNEKDEQIGLMPKMEAHEKALLHRAFSVFVFNDKNQLMLQQRAADKYHSPLLWTNTCCSHQRDGESNIEAGKRRLQEEMGFVCELEEKTSFIYKAPFDNGLTEHELDHIMVGSYSENPLINREEVESFKWMTLEEVKEDIALKPEIYTEWFKIIFEKFYEFLEL; encoded by the coding sequence ATGAGAGAAGAACAAGTAATTTTAGTGAATGAAAAAGATGAACAAATTGGTTTAATGCCAAAAATGGAAGCTCATGAAAAAGCACTTTTGCATAGAGCATTTTCGGTATTTGTATTTAATGATAAAAACCAATTAATGTTGCAACAACGCGCTGCTGATAAATACCATTCACCTTTATTATGGACAAATACCTGTTGTAGTCACCAACGAGATGGAGAAAGCAATATTGAAGCAGGAAAAAGACGTTTACAAGAAGAAATGGGGTTTGTATGTGAGTTGGAAGAAAAAACTTCATTTATATATAAAGCTCCGTTTGATAATGGTTTAACGGAACATGAGTTAGATCATATTATGGTTGGAAGTTATTCGGAAAACCCACTAATAAATAGGGAAGAGGTTGAGAGTTTTAAATGGATGACTTTAGAAGAAGTTAAAGAGGATATTGCATTAAAACCTGAAATTTATACAGAATGGTTTAAAATTATTTTTGAAAAATTTTACGAGTTTCTAGAACTTTAA
- a CDS encoding YafY family protein encodes MNTTEINIRQQLILNKLRKGNFSFEEILAYLEIESDLQSLDLILSKRTLQRDINIIYSIYSVEIIFDRNIKKYRIVNDEQSAIQQRLLETMDIYNALSLKEKLSNNLIFEAREPQGTQFISTILNAIKNQKQIKFYYYKYWNKKPEQRLIEPNALKEHRQRWYIVGNDVNIEKPRIFGLDRIKNLETTAIDFKLNKIDVAEMFKNSFGIISPNNDSPINIELTFNSFQAKYLKSLPLHHSQKIIKENEKQVVFSLFLVPTYDFIMELLSFGAELIYVEPKMLRDKIINHHLSSLSALKKLKNY; translated from the coding sequence TTGAATACAACCGAAATTAATATAAGACAACAATTAATTCTTAATAAATTAAGAAAAGGTAATTTTTCATTTGAGGAAATACTTGCCTATTTAGAAATTGAATCTGATTTGCAAAGTTTAGATTTAATTTTATCCAAAAGAACACTTCAACGAGATATAAACATAATTTACTCTATATATAGTGTTGAAATTATTTTTGACAGAAATATTAAAAAATATAGAATTGTAAATGATGAACAATCAGCAATACAGCAAAGGTTACTTGAAACGATGGACATTTATAACGCTTTAAGTTTAAAAGAAAAACTATCTAACAACTTAATTTTTGAGGCAAGAGAACCTCAAGGAACTCAGTTTATAAGTACTATTTTAAATGCAATTAAAAATCAAAAACAAATAAAGTTTTATTACTATAAATATTGGAATAAAAAGCCTGAACAAAGATTGATTGAGCCTAATGCGCTAAAAGAACATAGACAGCGTTGGTATATTGTTGGTAACGATGTTAATATTGAAAAACCTAGAATTTTTGGATTAGACAGAATTAAAAACCTTGAAACCACAGCAATAGATTTTAAATTAAATAAAATTGATGTTGCTGAAATGTTTAAAAATAGTTTTGGCATAATTTCACCTAATAACGACTCTCCAATTAATATTGAACTTACCTTTAATAGCTTTCAAGCCAAATATCTCAAAAGTTTACCTTTACATCATTCTCAAAAAATCATTAAAGAAAATGAAAAACAAGTTGTATTTTCACTTTTCTTAGTACCAACGTATGATTTTATAATGGAGTTACTATCTTTTGGAGCAGAATTAATTTATGTCGAACCAAAAATGTTAAGAGACAAAATTATAAATCATCATTTATCATCTCTAAGTGCTTTAAAAAAATTAAAAAATTATTAA
- a CDS encoding PD-(D/E)XK nuclease family protein: protein MKNEQYLLSQIQRIVDDENKIRKSKEEDFNIFLITNKTSDERYTHSAFIAELLNPKGSHHKGDVFLKKFVEIISKNIPDENPPERVEPIFKEYSSYEIIGKTIVSKEINIGRPVYIDKSNKGNSIGGNIDILLELNGYYIAIENKIYANLQEKQIERYKNYKPDKNIVFYLTLDGRPAKEKGVTINKDYYCISYYREIDEWLMECHLLSASQPILRESIRQYQLLIQKLSGKMKYSKDVQEEILKNFEAADSLYSNFNGALNEIKKNFRNSIIEALNRELKEKFIEEFDEAKEFNPIDNNFAKIYIKHKKYKDNAKVYFAIDSFSGKGHPQRNGMLYGGVFVEKGKENIAKMINQKSSWNWWPIEVCLFKDSSLRDTSTLKSLHTNENKREEAINEITNTMITFIKQYKDSVFKANQKYIQI, encoded by the coding sequence ATGAAAAATGAACAATATTTATTATCACAAATACAACGTATTGTTGACGATGAGAATAAAATAAGAAAATCAAAAGAAGAAGATTTTAATATATTTTTAATTACAAATAAAACTTCTGATGAACGATATACCCATTCTGCTTTTATTGCAGAATTATTAAACCCTAAAGGTTCTCATCACAAAGGAGATGTTTTTCTTAAGAAGTTTGTTGAAATAATTAGTAAAAATATTCCTGATGAAAACCCACCTGAAAGGGTTGAACCAATTTTTAAAGAATATAGTTCTTATGAAATAATAGGTAAAACCATTGTGTCCAAAGAGATAAACATAGGACGACCTGTATATATTGACAAAAGTAACAAGGGTAATTCAATAGGAGGAAATATTGACATTTTATTAGAGCTTAATGGTTATTATATTGCTATTGAAAATAAAATATATGCTAATCTTCAAGAAAAACAAATTGAAAGATATAAAAACTATAAGCCAGACAAAAACATTGTCTTTTATTTAACTCTTGATGGTAGACCCGCAAAGGAGAAAGGAGTAACTATTAATAAAGATTACTATTGCATTAGTTATTATCGTGAAATTGATGAGTGGTTAATGGAATGCCATTTACTTTCAGCATCACAGCCAATTTTAAGAGAATCAATTAGGCAATATCAATTATTAATTCAAAAATTATCAGGGAAAATGAAATATTCTAAAGATGTACAAGAAGAAATATTAAAAAATTTTGAGGCAGCAGATAGCTTATACAGCAACTTTAATGGAGCTTTGAATGAAATTAAAAAGAACTTTAGAAATTCAATTATTGAAGCACTTAATAGGGAGCTTAAAGAGAAATTTATAGAAGAATTTGATGAGGCAAAAGAGTTTAATCCAATAGACAATAATTTTGCTAAAATTTATATAAAACACAAAAAATATAAAGATAATGCAAAAGTTTATTTTGCAATTGATTCCTTTAGTGGAAAGGGACATCCACAAAGAAATGGTATGCTTTATGGTGGTGTATTTGTTGAAAAAGGAAAGGAGAATATCGCAAAAATGATTAATCAAAAGAGTAGCTGGAATTGGTGGCCAATCGAAGTATGTCTTTTTAAAGATTCCTCCCTTCGGGATACATCAACACTAAAAAGTCTACATACAAATGAGAATAAAAGAGAAGAAGCTATAAATGAGATTACTAATACTATGATTACCTTTATTAAACAGTACAAAGATAGTGTGTTTAAAGCTAATCAAAAATACATACAAATATAA
- a CDS encoding DnaB-like helicase C-terminal domain-containing protein: MKSSKKLVKIALQKIKDKAMHKGISGVPSGFVEIDEFTNGWQPGQLIVIAARPGMGMSAFTKSMILNTTIKFNQAVAVFSLEKSDIHYMKMMISYEAKIHHYLLGRDNDWCGLKNKLKNLSRAPIFIDDTPYISLADLKQKVIQLKSEKNIKLIVVDYLQLMTFQKLSIFNRRQEIDIISRNLKKLAKELKLPIIVLSELPKTVEKRKKNKRPKLPDLRKITSIELYADIVAFLYRPEYYGINKWEWDRKTTEGQAEFIIAKNRNGWLNHFRLKYNPSSFYFSDIEIAN, from the coding sequence ATGAAAAGTTCAAAAAAATTAGTGAAAATTGCTTTACAAAAGATTAAAGATAAAGCTATGCATAAGGGAATCAGTGGAGTTCCTTCTGGTTTTGTTGAAATTGATGAATTTACCAACGGTTGGCAACCAGGTCAATTAATAGTGATTGCAGCAAGACCAGGAATGGGTATGTCTGCATTTACAAAATCAATGATTTTAAACACAACAATTAAATTTAATCAGGCTGTTGCGGTATTCTCTTTAGAGAAATCCGATATTCATTATATGAAAATGATGATTTCATATGAAGCTAAAATTCATCATTATTTATTAGGACGAGATAATGATTGGTGCGGTTTAAAAAATAAATTGAAAAATTTATCTAGGGCACCTATATTTATAGATGACACTCCTTATATATCTTTAGCTGATTTAAAACAGAAGGTAATTCAATTAAAATCTGAAAAAAATATTAAATTAATAGTTGTTGATTATTTACAGTTAATGACATTTCAAAAGCTGTCTATATTTAATCGTAGGCAAGAGATAGATATAATTTCTAGAAATTTAAAGAAACTTGCAAAGGAGTTGAAATTACCAATAATTGTTCTTTCGGAATTGCCGAAAACAGTTGAAAAACGCAAAAAGAATAAACGACCTAAACTACCAGATTTAAGGAAAATAACTTCAATTGAACTATATGCAGATATTGTAGCATTCCTCTACCGACCTGAATACTATGGTATAAATAAATGGGAATGGGATAGGAAAACTACAGAAGGTCAAGCAGAATTTATTATCGCAAAAAATCGAAATGGTTGGTTAAATCATTTCAGGTTAAAGTATAACCCATCTAGTTTCTATTTTTCAGATATTGAAATTGCTAATTAG
- a CDS encoding recombinase family protein produces the protein MRKQDRLARSGKVALKFANTIKDNNVYLFFGDKGHCDLNDYMVYFHFGIMAMVDELKPKAQSEETIKSLKRNAEEGKVNGNIPLGYFTKASKPYKDDEEPILVNEIFDKYLAGDGTRLIANYLNDEGIPTKGNKNTIWEAETVKNILKNKIILKQINTTTSFGLNVSFFC, from the coding sequence ATGCGTAAGCAAGATAGACTTGCAAGAAGTGGTAAAGTAGCATTGAAATTTGCCAATACAATTAAAGATAATAATGTTTACTTATTCTTTGGTGATAAAGGTCATTGTGATTTGAATGATTATATGGTTTATTTTCATTTTGGAATTATGGCAATGGTGGATGAACTTAAACCAAAAGCACAATCTGAAGAAACTATTAAATCATTAAAAAGGAATGCTGAAGAAGGTAAAGTAAATGGTAATATCCCGTTGGGTTATTTTACTAAAGCATCAAAACCGTATAAAGATGATGAAGAACCAATTCTGGTTAATGAAATATTTGATAAATATCTTGCTGGTGATGGTACAAGATTAATTGCCAATTATTTAAATGATGAAGGTATTCCAACAAAAGGAAATAAAAATACAATATGGGAAGCCGAAACAGTTAAAAATATTCTAAAAAATAAAATCATTCTAAAACAGATAAATACAACGACAAGTTTTGGCTTAAATGTTTCTTTTTTTTGTTGA
- a CDS encoding phage major tail tube protein, translating into MIIKNDDDNNSIENQLKQANIYKSQLPEYIDNFKIYNDGEGKSGTLDDTKRPELKKLTDDIEAGLITSV; encoded by the coding sequence ATGATTATCAAAAATGATGATGATAATAATTCAATTGAAAACCAATTAAAACAAGCCAACATATATAAAAGTCAATTACCAGAATATATTGATAACTTCAAAATATATAATGATGGTGAAGGAAAATCTGGTACATTGGATGATACCAAAAGACCAGAATTAAAAAAACTAACTGATGATATTGAAGCTGGTTTAATCACTTCTGTATGA
- a CDS encoding peptide chain release factor 3 — protein sequence MTFLEEIQRRRTFGIISHPDAGKTTLTEKLLLFGGAIQEAGAVKNNKIKKGATSDFMEIERQRGISVATSVLAFNYKDKKINILDTPGHKDFAEDTFRTLTAVDSVIVVIDVAKGVEEQTEKLVQVCRMRNIPMIVFINKLDREGKDAFDLLDEVEQKLGLRVCPLSFPIGMGYDFKGIYNIYGKKLNVYSGDNKQTVSTGVEFNDISVPELDEKIGDKAAETLREELELVNEVYPPFDKKEYLEGELQPVFFGSALNNFGVKELLDCFIEIAPSPQPKKSEERVVDSKEEKLAGFVFKIHANMDPNHRNRLAFIKIVSGTFKRNAPYLHVRLNKKMKFSSPNAFFAEKKEIVDESFPGDIVGIQDTGNFKIGDTLTEGELLNFKGIPSFSPEHFRYVNNADPLKSKQLYKGLDQLMDEGVAQLFTLDLNGRKIVGTVGALQYEVIQYRLEHEYGAKCSYENLPVHKACWVHPEDPKNEEFKEFKRVKQRFLAKDKQGQLVFLADSAFTIQMTQSKYPTVKLYFTSELT from the coding sequence ATGACTTTTTTAGAAGAAATACAACGCAGACGAACTTTTGGTATTATTTCGCATCCCGATGCCGGTAAAACTACATTAACAGAAAAGTTATTACTTTTTGGTGGCGCAATACAAGAAGCTGGAGCAGTTAAAAATAATAAAATTAAAAAAGGTGCAACTTCCGATTTTATGGAAATTGAACGTCAACGTGGAATTTCTGTAGCCACTTCTGTATTGGCTTTTAATTATAAAGATAAAAAAATAAACATTTTAGATACACCTGGGCATAAAGATTTTGCTGAAGATACTTTTAGAACTTTAACCGCTGTAGACAGTGTTATTGTAGTAATTGACGTTGCTAAAGGTGTTGAGGAACAAACTGAAAAATTGGTACAAGTATGTAGAATGCGTAATATACCAATGATAGTTTTTATAAATAAATTAGACCGAGAAGGTAAAGATGCTTTTGATTTATTAGATGAAGTTGAGCAAAAACTAGGCTTACGCGTTTGTCCTTTAAGTTTCCCTATTGGTATGGGATATGATTTTAAAGGTATTTACAATATTTATGGAAAAAAATTAAATGTATATTCTGGAGATAATAAACAAACTGTTTCTACAGGAGTTGAATTTAATGATATTTCTGTTCCTGAATTAGATGAAAAAATAGGTGATAAAGCCGCTGAAACATTGCGTGAAGAATTAGAATTAGTTAACGAAGTTTACCCTCCTTTTGATAAAAAAGAATATTTAGAAGGTGAATTACAACCCGTATTCTTTGGTTCTGCATTAAATAATTTTGGTGTAAAAGAATTATTAGATTGTTTTATTGAAATTGCACCCTCTCCACAACCTAAAAAATCTGAAGAACGAGTAGTAGACTCTAAAGAAGAAAAATTAGCAGGATTTGTATTTAAAATACACGCAAATATGGATCCAAATCACAGAAATAGATTGGCATTTATAAAAATTGTATCAGGTACTTTTAAACGAAATGCTCCTTATTTACATGTGCGCTTAAATAAAAAAATGAAATTTTCTAGTCCTAACGCCTTTTTTGCTGAAAAGAAAGAAATTGTTGACGAATCTTTCCCTGGTGATATTGTTGGAATACAAGATACTGGTAACTTTAAAATTGGTGATACACTAACTGAAGGTGAACTTTTAAACTTTAAAGGAATACCTAGTTTTTCTCCAGAACATTTCCGCTATGTAAATAATGCAGACCCTTTAAAATCTAAACAATTATATAAAGGATTAGACCAATTAATGGATGAAGGTGTTGCTCAATTATTTACCTTAGATTTAAATGGAAGAAAAATAGTTGGTACTGTTGGTGCACTTCAATACGAGGTAATTCAATACCGTCTAGAACACGAATATGGCGCTAAATGTAGCTATGAAAATTTACCCGTACATAAAGCTTGTTGGGTACATCCAGAAGATCCTAAAAATGAAGAATTCAAAGAATTTAAACGAGTAAAACAACGCTTTTTAGCCAAAGACAAACAAGGTCAACTTGTATTTTTAGCAGATTCTGCATTTACAATTCAAATGACACAAAGTAAATACCCAACAGTTAAGTTATACTTTACAAGTGAACTTACATAA